CAGAGGTCGCCTGAGCTGACATGCGACGGGCCGACGTCAAGGCTCTGGGCGTCCTTCCTCCTCGGCTTGCCCGTCGACTCCTTGACGGTCGTTGGGGCCTTGTCTCGACTTGGCTTGTGCCGCACCTTTGCACCTCGTCAATCGCAGCGGCGATAGAGGATATTGTAGAAGTAGTCCGGCGTTCCTACGCCACGGATCTCGCGGTCCAGGCGATAGTGCCTCTGGAGCAACTCGTGCAGAGGCTTCAGTTGCTCAACGCCCCCCTCGAGCTCCAGGACATGGTTGTAGTTGGAGAGGACGATGTAGGCCGGCTTGCTGCGCTCCAGGTCCTGCTTCCACATCCTCCAAACCTCCTCGCGCGCCGGGTCCTCACCAGCTTCGTACAGGAAGCGCGTATAGATGAAGCGCGAAGCCGGCCGCAGTCCGGTCAGGAGCGGGAGCTGGCAGTTCATCCCCACGACGAAGAGGCTGTCGCCCGGCTTCGTGCGGCTTGTAAGGTACTCGGCGGTCGCCACTTCGTTCGAGACGAAGGGGTCAGGCCTGCCCATGACCCGCCAATCGTGCGCTGCATTGTAGGTCCTGGACAGCAGCGGAACGGCAATCACCAGGGCCCAGAAGACCAGAAAGCACTTCGCAATCTTCCGTACCTCCGGAGGGTCCTCGTGCAGGGCTGCCCCTACTCGCGAGAGAGTAAGGCCGGCCAGCACAACCCCGGGAGCCAGGGGCTGAGCCTGGTAGTGCGGGAAGTAGCGCCTCCCGACCAGCATCCCGACGACGGTTAAGCCCAGCCAGGCAGCCATCAGGACCCTCTCGTGCCGCGGACGCACCTCCATCCACAGTAGGCCCAGGCCCACCACAGCCGGTCCCCACACGAAGACGAGGACGAGGAAGCGGTCCTCCATGAACCTCAGGGCACCGCGGACCGCCTCCGCCAGCGGGATGTCGTCCATGTAGGTCACGTTCGAGAGCACGCTGACCCGCCAGAAGTCACCGACCGCCCCGTGGGCGGCGAAGTAGCCGAGGATCAGCGCCGAGACCACTCCGACTCCGGCAAATAGGAGCCCGAGCATTCCCAAGACTCTCCTGAGCTGATCAGGGCGGTTCTCGTCGCTTCCCGTTGCGCCGCCGGTCCAGGCCATCACCCCCAGAAGCGCCGCGAGCAGGTCGAAGCAGTACACGGGCTTTGTCCACACGGCTATCGCCAGACCGACGCCGGCGCCGACAAACCGCCACGGCGAACCATCACGCATACCGGTTAGGAGCAGGTGCACTGCCACCAGCACGAAGGGCAGCGAGACCATCTCGGCGTTGAGCTCTCGGGCAAGCGGGAAGCTGGTCGCAAGGAGCAGCAACAGCGCCGTCCAGCGACCGGCAAGACCTCCGCCCAGCGTCTTCGCCAGCAGGTACGCGGCCCAGACACAGAAGCCCGTCCAGATTGTCAGGAAGAAGAGGTCGTACAATACCTGGTGCGAGCCGAAGAGGGCGGCCAGGCCCGTGTACGCAAACAGCATCACCGGGCCCTTGTTGTCCCACAGGTCACGGTAGGGCACAGCCCCCTGGAGCATCTCACGCCCTACCAGACCATAGATCGCCTGGTCGGGCGTCAGCCACTC
This region of Armatimonadia bacterium genomic DNA includes:
- a CDS encoding glycosyltransferase family 39 protein, with amino-acid sequence EWLTPDQAIYGLVGREMLQGAVPYRDLWDNKGPVMLFAYTGLAALFGSHQVLYDLFFLTIWTGFCVWAAYLLAKTLGGGLAGRWTALLLLLATSFPLARELNAEMVSLPFVLVAVHLLLTGMRDGSPWRFVGAGVGLAIAVWTKPVYCFDLLAALLGVMAWTGGATGSDENRPDQLRRVLGMLGLLFAGVGVVSALILGYFAAHGAVGDFWRVSVLSNVTYMDDIPLAEAVRGALRFMEDRFLVLVFVWGPAVVGLGLLWMEVRPRHERVLMAAWLGLTVVGMLVGRRYFPHYQAQPLAPGVVLAGLTLSRVGAALHEDPPEVRKIAKCFLVFWALVIAVPLLSRTYNAAHDWRVMGRPDPFVSNEVATAEYLTSRTKPGDSLFVVGMNCQLPLLTGLRPASRFIYTRFLYEAGEDPAREEVWRMWKQDLERSKPAYIVLSNYNHVLELEGGVEQLKPLHELLQRHYRLDREIRGVGTPDYFYNILYRRCD